Genomic window (Granulicella arctica):
GCGCTCACGGCCGTCTCGGGCTTGGACTTGGAGTTAACCTTGAGGGGCGAGAGCTTGTCGAAGAGGCCCTGGATCTGCTGGAGTTCGGCGAGTGAGCCTGCGGAGGGTTGGGCGTCGTTGAGTTGGACGGTGCCGCCGAGGTTGAACCACTGCTCGATCTGTTGGGTGTTGGTCTCTTTGAAGTATTGGTCGAAGACGGTAGCTACGCTGGCGCGGATGATCTCGCGGATGACGGTGTCGGCGCCGCGCATCTCGCCCTCGTACTCAAGCTCGATCTTGCCGGAGATACCGGGGAGGGCAGTGTAGATGTCACCGACTCTTGGGACGACGAGCGTTTCGCCGTGCAGGAAGGCGCGGCGTTCGGCGTTTGAGATGACGAGTTCCATGGTCGAGATGGGGAGGCGCTGGGAGACGCCGGAGCGCTTGTCGACCTTCTTGTCTTCGCGAGCGGAGAAGGCGATCTGCTCGACGATCTGGCGGATGTAGTGGGGGATCTCGATGTTGGAGCTGGGGCGCTTCGACCAGGCTTCCTGGGAGGTGATGCTGATGGCGTCGTCGATCGACTCGGGATAGTGGGTGCGGATCTCGGAGCCGATGCGGTCCTTGAGTGGGGTGACGATCTTGCCGCGCGCGGTGTAGTCCTCGGGGTTTGCCGAGAAGACGATGGCTACGTCGAGCTTGAGGCGGACGGGGTAGCCTTTAATCTGGACGTCGCCCTCCTGCATGATGTTGAAGAGTGCGACCTGGATCTTGCCGGCGAGGTCGGGGATCTCGTTGATGGCGAAGATGCCGCGGTTAGCACGGGGCAGGAGGCCGTAGTGCATGGTGAGCTCGGAGCCGAGGTCCTGGTTGGAGCGTGCGGCCTTGATGGGGTCGATGTCGCCTACGAGGTCGGCCACGGTGACGTCGGGGGTGGCTAGTTTTTCTACGTAGCGGTCGTCGGGGGTGAGCCAGGCGATAGGGGTGTCGTCACCCATCTTCGCGATGAGGTCGCGTGAGAACTTTGAGAGCGGTGTGTAGGGGTTGTCGCGGAGCTCGGAGCCGGCGACGTAGGGGCAGTTGGGGTCGAGGAGGGTAGTGAGGGCGCGAAGGATGCGCGACTTTGCCTGTCCACGGAGGCCGAGCAGGATGAAGTTGTGCTTGGAGAGGACGGCGTTGACGATCTGGGGGACGACGGTGTCTTCGTAGCCGACGATGCCGGGGAAGAGCGGCTCGTCCGAGGTGCCTTTGGCGCGGAGTTTGGCGATGAGATTGTCACGGAGCTCGTCCTTGACGGACCGGGCGAGACGGGCTGGAGTGTATTCGCTGGCGCGTAGGGCGCCGAGGGTGTTCGGAAGAGAGGTCGCCATGTCTAAGTATAGACGGCTGGCGAAGCGGAAGGATTCACGCAGAGGCTTCGGTATGACGCGGTGGAAGTATTGACTTCCCATTTGAGCGCGTCGGTGTGGAGTGCTTGCGGATGCGTTGACCGGAGAGACTCGGACGCTGGTTTCCTTCGGGAAAGAAAGGCAAGGGCAACCGCAGGTCCTTCGACTTCGCCCAGGATGACAATCTTGTGGGCGCGAGGCGAAGGCTGATTACAGGTCAGTGGGAATGCGCGCAAAGCGAGACTGGCGGTCTGACTGCGAACGCATGGGGTGGAATCTCACGTAAGTGTAGCTATGTAAGCAGGGGCGTATTGGCGGCTGGTGGCTGGGCTGGTCGCCAGCCACTAGAATCAATCCATGGACAAGATTGCCGCCTTTCACGAGATTTTGCAGCTCGACCCGAACAACGCTTTTGCACGGTACGGCCTCGCCATGGAGCATATTGCGCAGGGCAGCACGGATCAGGGTCTGGTGGAGTTTACCAGCCTGATCGCTTTGAATCCTGATTACGTTCCGGCGTACCAGATGTCTGCGCAGACGCTTGCCAAGTTGAGCCGGACGGAGGAGGCGCTGGCACGTCTGCACGAAGGGATTGGTGCGGCAAATCGCACTGGCAACCAGCATGCGCTTGCCGAGATGGAAGGGCTGCGCGAAGAGCTGACAAGCTTGTAAGCTTCTACTCTCCAAGCTTCAAGGGTCAGGAGTTTTCGGCTATGGTCAGGTATCTGCTTTTGCTTTGTCTTGCGTTCCCGGCTGGCATTGGTCTTCGGGCTCAGCCGGAACCTGCTTCCTGGCAGGCGAAGGTTGCGGCGACGCTGCCGCTGCTGGGTCATCGGAACTGGATCTTGATTGTCGACTCGGCGTATCCGCTGCAGGTTGCGCCGGGGGTGGAGACGATTGAGACGGGTAGCAGCCAGGTGCAGGTGTTGCGGAACGTGCTTGCGCAGTTGGATCGCGCTCCGCATGTGAGCCCGAATGTGCTGATGGATGCGGAGCTGCCATTTGTGACGGATCAGGCTGCTCCGGGCGTGACGGCATATCGGAGTGATATTCAAGTGATTCTAAGGGGCCGTCCGGTTCAGTCGCTGCCGCACGAGCAGATTCTGAAGACAATTGAGGAGGCCGGGCAAGGTTTCCATGTGCTGGTGCTGAAGACGACGATGACGATTCCGTATACATCGGTGTTTCTGCAGCTTGACTGTAAGTACTGGGGCGCAGATGCGGAGCGGCAGCTTCGCCAGAGTATGGCTGCGGGCCATCCGTAGAGGCCGAGGTCGCGGTGGTTCGTCGTTGTGGGATTTAGACTTGGAAGGATGAGCGAAGAGATCGTATCTCGGACGGTGGTTGAGTCGCAGTCGGAGCGGAGTGAGATCGTGTTTCCGGCAGACTCAAATGCGCTGGGGAACCTGTTCGGCGGACGGCTGATGCAGTATATCGACCTGGTGGGGGCGATGGCGGCGAGTCGTCACGCGCGGGCGATCACGGTGACGGCGAGCATGGATCATCTCGACTTTGTGGCACCGGTGCGGGTTGGGGAGTTGTTGATCCTGAAGGCTAGTGTGAATCGTGCGTTTCGGACCTCCATGGAGGTCGGTGTGCGGGCCATGGTGGAAGATGTGCGCGAGCAGAAGCTGCGGCATGTTTCTTCGGCGTACCTGACGTTTGTGGCCGTGGATCAACATGGGCAGCGCCTGGTGGTGCCGCAGGTTGTTCCGGAGACGGACCACCAGAAGCGGCGATATGAGGATGCGGGGCGGCGGCGCGAGATGCGGTCGGGCGAGACGCAGCGTAAGAAGGAGATGCGGGCGGCGCTGCCGGGCGGATTCCATATTTGAGCTTTGAGGATGTAAGTACAAACGCGGGTCCTTCGACTTCGCTCAAGATGACAATTTTGCTGGCAATCGGCACATAACAGATTCTGTAGAGGAGAAGCACGATGGGACATATGGGAGCAGGAGCGCCGCAGGGACCACAGCCGTTGCCGGGTGTGGCGCATGTTGTGGCGGTTGGTAGCGGTAAGGGTGGCGTTGGCAAGACGACGGTTGCAGTGAACCTAGCCGTTTCGCTGGGCAAGCTGGGGTATAAGGTCGGGCTGATCGACGCGGATATCTACGGGCCGAATGTGCCGATGATGCTGGGCGCGACGCGGCAGCCGAATGTTGTGGGCGAGAACCGGATCGAGCCGCTGCTGGCGCATGGGGTGAAGTTTATTTCGGTTGGGCTGATCTCGCCGGGCGACAAGCCGATGATGATGCGCGGACCGATGCTGCACCAGATCATCAAGCAGTTCCTGACGCAGGTGGAATGGGGCGAGCTGGACTTTCTGGTCGTCGATCTGCCTCCGGGCACGGGTGATGTGGTGATCTCGCTTGTCCAGACGGTTCCGTTGACAGGCGCTGTGGTGGTGTCGACTGGGTCGGGCGTGGCGTTGCAGGACGCGCGAAAGGCGCTTGAGATGTTCCACCAGGTGAAGGTGGAGGTGATCGGGCTGGTGGAGAATATGTCACAGATGACGCTGCCGAACGGTGAGGTGGTTGACGTGTTTGGTGCGGGCGGGACGGAGCGAACGGCTGCCGAATTTGGACTGCCGTTTCTGGGAGCGCTGGATATGGACCCGAAGATTCGGATTGGCGGCGATCGCGGGATGCCGGTGACGCTGGCTGGGCCGGAGTCGGCTTCGGTGAAGGCGTTTTATGATGTGGCACGCAAGGTTGCGGCGAGGTCGATGGAGATCTCGGAGCAGGACGAGGATGTGCTCGAAATTAGCTAGAATATGAGCACAAGTGGCTCAGGTTTGCATC
Coding sequences:
- a CDS encoding acyl-CoA thioesterase produces the protein MSEEIVSRTVVESQSERSEIVFPADSNALGNLFGGRLMQYIDLVGAMAASRHARAITVTASMDHLDFVAPVRVGELLILKASVNRAFRTSMEVGVRAMVEDVREQKLRHVSSAYLTFVAVDQHGQRLVVPQVVPETDHQKRRYEDAGRRREMRSGETQRKKEMRAALPGGFHI
- a CDS encoding Mrp/NBP35 family ATP-binding protein; this encodes MGHMGAGAPQGPQPLPGVAHVVAVGSGKGGVGKTTVAVNLAVSLGKLGYKVGLIDADIYGPNVPMMLGATRQPNVVGENRIEPLLAHGVKFISVGLISPGDKPMMMRGPMLHQIIKQFLTQVEWGELDFLVVDLPPGTGDVVISLVQTVPLTGAVVVSTGSGVALQDARKALEMFHQVKVEVIGLVENMSQMTLPNGEVVDVFGAGGTERTAAEFGLPFLGALDMDPKIRIGGDRGMPVTLAGPESASVKAFYDVARKVAARSMEISEQDEDVLEIS
- a CDS encoding sigma 54-interacting transcriptional regulator, whose protein sequence is MATSLPNTLGALRASEYTPARLARSVKDELRDNLIAKLRAKGTSDEPLFPGIVGYEDTVVPQIVNAVLSKHNFILLGLRGQAKSRILRALTTLLDPNCPYVAGSELRDNPYTPLSKFSRDLIAKMGDDTPIAWLTPDDRYVEKLATPDVTVADLVGDIDPIKAARSNQDLGSELTMHYGLLPRANRGIFAINEIPDLAGKIQVALFNIMQEGDVQIKGYPVRLKLDVAIVFSANPEDYTARGKIVTPLKDRIGSEIRTHYPESIDDAISITSQEAWSKRPSSNIEIPHYIRQIVEQIAFSAREDKKVDKRSGVSQRLPISTMELVISNAERRAFLHGETLVVPRVGDIYTALPGISGKIELEYEGEMRGADTVIREIIRASVATVFDQYFKETNTQQIEQWFNLGGTVQLNDAQPSAGSLAELQQIQGLFDKLSPLKVNSKSKPETAVSAAEFLLEGMYAHKRLSRTEERAFTAGEKKQRNNEAANYAEKLRERESERDEYTKNRTRRGFN
- a CDS encoding tetratricopeptide repeat protein, which encodes MDKIAAFHEILQLDPNNAFARYGLAMEHIAQGSTDQGLVEFTSLIALNPDYVPAYQMSAQTLAKLSRTEEALARLHEGIGAANRTGNQHALAEMEGLREELTSL